CTCAACGATATGATGTGCCACTCGGTGGAGGCGGCCCGCTTTATGCTCACCCCTCCAGGTGCCCCACGATCAGTGCTCACCCCGGTGAAGGTCACGGCCCACACCTCCTGCCTCAAATGGCAGCGGCCCGAGTACGTCCGACATCTGAAGAAGTACAGCGACGGCAAGCTCGACTATCGCCGCCGGCCCGCCGAGGATTTCGCCCGCTCGCTCATCGAATACCACGACGAGCATGGCGAACCGCTGGTAGTGGAGACCACCACCTCTTGGTGCTACGTGGGCGCAGGCCTGCGGCTGAGCATGGAGCTGCTGGGTCCCGAGTACTCCCTTTCGATCAACACCTTGGATACAGGCCTCAAGGTTTTCTTCAGCCGCAAGGTGAAGGGCGAGGCGGGCGAGGACCTGGTCGAAAAGCAGAATGCAGAAATGGGCCTCATGCCGGTAGTGAGCGTCGAGGAAAGCGAGTACGGGTACGAGGCAGAAAACCGCCACATGGTGCAGTCGTTCTTAGCGCGCAAGCGCCCCATGGAAAACTTTGACGACGGGTTGAATGTGGCCGAACTGCTCATGACCGCCTACATGAGCGCCGAACAGGAAAAAACACTGGCGTTTCCGCCTCCTGGCCTGGAGACTTTTGTGCCGCAGGTGGCGCAAGGCACGTGGAACCCGCGCAAGAGGTGAATCGGACCACGATCGTTAGGCCCCTAACCGAGGAGACTCCCGCTATGTGGCGTACGATGTGGTGCGCGCTCCTGGTGGTCGCATGCGCGGGGTGCAGCGGCACTCGCAAAGGCCCGCCGCTCGCCGTGCAATGCTGGACGTTCAGGGCATTCACTTTTCTCGAAGCTCTGGACCAGATCAAGGCGTTGGGGGTGACGGCTGTGCAAGCCTATCCAGGCCAGCCGCTGGCGCCAGGGCTCCCCGGGATAGTCTTCGACCACCGCATGAGCGCAGACCAGGAGGCCATGGTGGTGGAGGCGC
The candidate division KSB1 bacterium DNA segment above includes these coding regions:
- a CDS encoding gfo/Idh/MocA family oxidoreductase; the protein is RGKQIIWTRGAAIAGRPYLARAAEEHSGPHMPWFWEGTLQGGGVLNDMMCHSVEAARFMLTPPGAPRSVLTPVKVTAHTSCLKWQRPEYVRHLKKYSDGKLDYRRRPAEDFARSLIEYHDEHGEPLVVETTTSWCYVGAGLRLSMELLGPEYSLSINTLDTGLKVFFSRKVKGEAGEDLVEKQNAEMGLMPVVSVEESEYGYEAENRHMVQSFLARKRPMENFDDGLNVAELLMTAYMSAEQEKTLAFPPPGLETFVPQVAQGTWNPRKR